A window of the Ostrea edulis chromosome 1, xbOstEdul1.1, whole genome shotgun sequence genome harbors these coding sequences:
- the LOC125682352 gene encoding retinal rod rhodopsin-sensitive cGMP 3',5'-cyclic phosphodiesterase subunit delta-like — MPAKAEDIMKGFKLNWMNLRDADSGKILWQSSEDLSAPGLEHEARVPKKILKCRAVSREINFSSKEAMDKFRLEQRVLFKGKCLEEWFFEFGFVIPGSTNTWQSVIEAAPESQMMPANVLTGNVIIETLFYDGDLLVSKSKVKIFYV; from the exons ATGCCAGCTAAAGCAGAAGATATCATGAAGGGGTTTAAATT AAATTGGATGAATTTGAGAGATGCTGACAGTGGTAAAATCCTGTGGCAGTCAAGTGAAGACTT GTCAGCACCAGGCCTTGAGCATGAAG CAAGGGTCCCAAAGAAAATCTTAAAATGTCGTGCAGTGTCTCGGGAAATAAATTTTTCATCAAAAGAGGCTATGGATAAATTTAGATTAGAACAGAGAGTTTTATTCAAAGGAAAATGTTTAGAAG AATGGTTCTTTGAATTTGGCTTTGTGATACCGGGATCTACGAACACGTGGCAATCTGTAATAGAAGCAGCACCAGAAAGTCAAATGATGCCAGCAAATGTTCTTAC GGGTAATGTTATCATAGAAACACTTTTTTATGATGGAGACCTTCTAGTCAGCAAGTCCAAAGTGaagatattttatgtataa
- the LOC125682370 gene encoding selenoprotein M-like, which yields MSVVRIVLFLGVLTHGIFAEDEEQKDVYKAVVESCGGURLNRLPEVKRFIYEDLPLFHNVEFRKVGGAPPDLILLGKNDEEIERINLEQKNREECNELLRMKGFYKKSDTTEAVPEEYKEGPYREKEEL from the exons ATGTCTGTCGTGCGGATTGTGTTGTTCCTGGGTGTTTTAACCCACGGAATATTCGCTGAAGATGAGGAACAGAAAGATGTCTATAAAGCAGTAGTTGAG AGCTGCGGTGGATGACGTTTGAACAGATTACCAGAGGTGAAGAGGTTCATTTATGAAGACCTCCCTCTGTT TCATAATGTAGAATTTAGAAAGGTTGGTGGTGCTCCACCAGATTTGATCCTTTTGGGGAAGAATGATGAAGAGATCGAG AGAATAAATTTAGAGCAAAAAAATAGAGAAGAATGTAATGAATTATTACGGATGAAAGGGTTTTATAAGAAGTCTGATACCACAGAAGCAGTTCCCGAGGAATACAAGGAAGGACCCTACAGGGAAAAGGAGGAACTCTAA
- the LOC125682313 gene encoding neuronal acetylcholine receptor subunit alpha-6-like, protein MHSTVIKYFLVFMFIPANTCNGKLTVGLKKLMYDKFTVEEYDKRIRPVEHQGFTLDLDVSLQFSGINSLDEVNGIFTTSGYMVLQWFDSFLMWDPQYYENITEIYLPQNEIWKPDLVLKNGVKSFKELGGSFYYVYIRHTGLVTWWPYQVFQTRCPIDITYFPFDRQTCNITLTIWTHSVYEVNISNSEDGLGYYEYHPNSVWAIESSLHSVKAGSFESEVTFTFNLSRKPNFYILNLILPILFLGKLNLIVFAIPTQSEEKVAFAITLFLSFAVFLNVLQFTLPANSENTSILCLYLIIELTIGVIILIVTAVQVRICHRNPSLPFNSFHRKLLKLSKCFTCCKRHGETEVTKLEREPDGSEASIRSSTEETDWPSLCTAIDILAFHFLLVVQVFVFVILVITTHVYR, encoded by the coding sequence ATGCACTCTACTGTGATTAAGTACTTCCTAGTTTTTATGTTTATACCAGCAAATACTTGTAATGGTAAACTGACAGTTGGGTTAAAAAAACTGATGTATGATAAATTCACTGTAGAAGAGTACGACAAAAGAATTAGGCCTGTTGAACACCAAGGATTTACATTGGATCTAGATGTCAGTCTCCAGTTCTCCGGAATCAACTCTTTGGACGAAGTCAACGGTATTTTCACAACATCAGGATATATGGTTTTGCAATGGTTTGACAGTTTTTTGATGTGGGATCCGCAGTATTATGAAAACATCACAGAGATCTATTTGCCACAAAACGAAATTTGGAAACCAGATTTGGTGTTGAAAAATGGAGTCAAATCATTCAAAGAATTGGGTGGTTCGTTCTACTACGTGTACATAAGACATACTGGATTAGTTACTTGGTGGCCATATCAAGTGTTTCAAACAAGATGTCCAATTGACATTACCTATTTTCCTTTCGACAGACAGACTTGTAACATAACATTGACGATATGGACGCATTCTGTTTATGAAGTGAACATTTCCAACAGCGAAGATGGTTTGGGATACTATGAGTATCATCCTAATAGTGTTTGGGCCATCGAATCTTCACTACACTCCGTAAAAGCCGGTTCTTTTGAATCTGAAGTAACTTTCACCTTTAACTTGAGCAGAAAACCAAACTTTTACATTCTCAATCTTATACTACCAATTCTTTTCCTCGGCAAACTTAATCTTATCGTGTTCGCGATTCCTACACAAAGCGAAGAAAAAGTGGCGTTCGCGATTACGCTCTTCTTATCATTTGCCGTTTTCCTTAACGTTCTTCAATTCACCCTTCCAGCAAATTCAGAAAATACGTCTATTTTATGTTTATATCTTATTATAGAATTAACCATTGGAGTAATTATTCTGATTGTAACAGCTGTTCAAGTCAGAATTTGTCATCGGAATCCTTCTCTTCCTTTTAATAGCTTTCATCGGAAACTGTTAAAGTTATCCAAGTGTTTCACGTGCTGCAAACGTCATGGTGAAACAGAAGTCACTAAGCTGGAGAGAGAACCGGACGGAAGTGAAGCCTCCATCAGGAGCTCGACAGAAGAAACGGACTGGCCTTCTTTGTGCACGGCCATTGATATACTAGCTTTCCATTTCTTGCTAGTCGTTCAGGTGTTCGTTTTCGTCATCCTGGTGATCACAACACATGTCTACAGATAA